Below is a genomic region from Paraburkholderia phenazinium.
AGTCGCGCAATTCCTGTTCAACCGCGAACGCCCACTTAACACCGGGCTTCATTACGTATCGCAAGCACGCGGAGGCATGACCCGTGTTGTCCAACCATTTACCTATCGCCGCGGCGCTACTGCGCCGCCGCTCCCGCCACAACCTGCTGCGGCATGCGTACGCAGCACTCGCCGTTTCGCTGTTGTGCGGCGCAGTGCACGCGCAGGAAGACTGCTTCAATCAGGCCGCCGCGTATCATGGCGTCAACCCGTCCGTGCTGCGAGCGGTCGCGTGGTTCGAATCGAAAGGCGACGCGAGCGCGATCAACCGCAACGCGAACGGCTCGATCGACGTCGGCCAGTTGCAGATCAATTCCATCCACTTCGGCGACCTGGCCCGCGAGGGGGTGCCCCACCGCGCGCTCACCGACCCTTGCGTGAACGTCTACGTGGCCGCGTGGCTGCTGAAGCAGAAGATGGTCAAGTACGGCAACACGTGGCGCGCGATCGGCGCGTACCACTCGGAATCACCGAAGCTGCGCGACGCTTACGCGCGCAGCATTCAGAAAATCCTCGTGATGTGGGGTGAATTGCAGGTTGCTTCGAATTCCCAATAAGCGGGTCTGCGTGGGTGTTTGCGCGTGCCTAGGCAGGTCGATGTCAGTCTGGGCTGGCAGGTTTAGGAGGGGAAGTGGTACGGGGATTGCTGGCTTGTAAACTATCCCCATTCCTGCCCGGAGATCCACGTGACGAGCCATTCTCCCGATGTAGAGAAGGACACGAAGCAGCCCGCTGATGGCCCTCCGATTGACGTTTCGAGACCCATTGGCGACGCCCTCCCAACGCCCGTCGAACCTGGCCTCGATCAACCGCTGCCCGAAAAGCCGGCGGATGAGCCCGAGGAGAAAGAGAAGAATAAAGGCAATGCGAGCGCCGGCTCGCTTGGCGATACCGACACGCCGCCGGGTGTGCCAGAACCTGGTCCGTCGGACTTCGCTTAGCTGCTGCGATGGAAATCGCCTTTCGTCGTTGTCGGGCGCGGGGTTTCGCTTACGTCCGCATCCGCCCGGCTCGAACCATCGCGCGTCAGCAACCCGCGCTCAATGGTGGTCGGGCGGCTCATGCGACTGGATAGGCTGCGCCGGAGTTGCCGCTGATTTCGCGGGCGGCTGCGCCTCATTCATGGCCTGCGCGATGATGCTCTTCGCCTCCGCGCTACCCGAATCGACGACCAGAGCGTTGCCGGCGTTGTGCCAGGCGCAGTTCCAGCGCTCCATATACATACAGCCCCGCGCGACATCGAGCGCGGCGTCGCGCTGCTGTTCGCGGCCGGTCAGATCCGTGCGCATATCGAGCGCCTCCTGATTCTTCGGTTGCGTAGCGAGGGCGGCTGAGAGATGCGACTCGGCTGCGGTCAGGTTGTCCTTTTGCAGCATCGCCCGAGCGATCTGAAGATTCCTCGTTACCTCTGGACGCACCTGATCTGGCTTGCCATTGACGTTGGCCTTCGTGATGGCATCGCGCTTGACGTCAGGCGTTGACGACGTCGAGGGATGCGGCGCAGCGGCCAGAGTCTTTGGCGCCGGCTTGGGCACGACGGTCGATGGCCTGGAGGCGGTTGCAATGGCAGGTGTGGACGAGGCAGGCTTCGACACGGGAGGCGTTTGCGCAATCGGGCGCGGTGCCGTTGAACTCTGCACGGCTGCGCTTCGGGCGGCCGAACTCTGTGCAGTTGCGACGTGCGCAGCCGGATTCTGAGCGGCCGGATTCTGCGCAACCGGAGCCGGTGAGACCGCAGCCTGAGTGATGGTCCGACTCGGCGCTACCGCAGGCGGTAAGTTCGCGAGCTGAGACGCCGGCTTCGGAGCCACTGCTTTAGGTGCGGCGGTCTCGGCTTCAGGCAGTTTCGACGCAAGCGACGCGGGCGCGGCGGGTTTGGCTGCGAGCGTTGCGGACGCAGCGGGTTTCGTCGCGAGTGACGCAGGAGGATTCGATTTAGCTGCAAGCGGCACGGAGGCAGAGGGATTAGCCGCAAGCGAAGGATTTGCTACGAGCGGCGCAGGCGTTGCCGGCCTCGCTGCGAGCGGCACAGACGCAGAGGGCTTCGCTAGCGTCGCGGGCGAAGCGGGCTTCGCCGCAAGGGACGCAGGCGCAGACGGCGCCGTCGTCACCACAGAACTCGCCGCGGCTGGCGCAGGAACCGCAGCGCGCGGCACGGCCTCCTGCGTCAACACCGTGCCGGACACCGCCTTTGGCACCACGGCAATCACCGGGCTACTGGGCCGCAAGGCAATATACCCGGCCACCGCCGCCACGAGGAACAACACCACAAGTCCCGCAATGACCCAGACAAACGGAGATCGCCTGGGCGCACGCCAGGGATCATATTTGGCGTGAAACCGGTCGTCCTCCACACCCGCCGGCGTGTTCCACGCCGCAGGCGCCGCCAGTTGCGGCGCGATCGAGGAAGCGGGAGGAGGAAGACGGACGCTGGCAGATGCGGCAGACGGCGAATACCAGCCGAGCGGATCGAGCTGATTGGCCCCGCAAGACGGACAGGACAGCAGATTGGTGGCTAGTGTCACACCACAGTGCCGGCACTGTGTCGAATCGCGCTGATCGGAGGTTATATCACTAAGCATTGTCCGAACCGCTACCTACGTTGCGAGAACAGGCAGATCCTGCTTACAGGTCAGCAGGTTTAGCGCAATATGATCTGCTGGTGCACAAAGATCAATCGGCGATTTCAGACATTTGGCGGATGGATGATATTCACACGCGTTAGAGGCGAAATAACGCTAAATAAAGTGCGTTGTCTCACCTGTTTTGCGTCGCCTGAGCGCAACAGCCAGCGCGGGTGGCTTCCTGTCTGAAACGACGGCACCCAGCTGGCGCAAATGTTGCGCGACAGCGCGCGCAATTCAGCGCACACTGAGTGGAGGCTCGAACAATTTCGACGAGCACACACGCAAAAGGGAGTCCTGTCATGGCAAAAGGTCAGATGCGCAGTAATCGCGAAGTCAAGAAACCGAAGCAGGCCAAAAAGCCGACGCCCACCACCCTGCCGTCAGGCTCGCCGCCCATTCGGGTAGCGCCCGCTTCGTCGTCGACAACGAAGAAGCATTAAGCTTGAGCTAATCAACGCCGGCATGCGCCGCACCTAACGGTGCAGCGCTGCTTACGGCGAGCCGGGGACGAAAGTCCCCGCGGCTCGCCGTTTTAGTTTCTGGTCAACCAGCAAGGAACTCATATGTCGAGTACCGCTCTGTTCTTCACCGCTGCGGGCGTCGGATTGGCGGTTGCGGCACCTGTCGGACCGATGGGCATGCTGTGCATCCGTCGCACGCTCACCGAAGGCCCGCAAGCGGGACTCGCCATCGGCATTGGAATCGCCAGCGGCGATGCCGTCTATGGTCTCGTCGCGGCACTCGGACTGGTCGGGTTATCGCACTTCATGCTCGCCTACGACCGGCCACTGCATTTCGCCGCCGGCCTGTTCCTGCTTTACCTCGGAATGCGCGCGCTGCTGCAGAAAACGCCCGCTAACGCCGCAAACGACGGCAGCTCCGCCCGCAACAGCTACGCCGGCACGGCGCGAGCCTATGCGAGCGCACTGCTTCTCACGCTGACAAACCCACAGACCGTCATCATGTTCGCCGCGCTATTCACGACGCTTGCGCCACGCGGCCCGTTCTCGACGACCGTTGCGCTGACAACAGTATCCGGTGTGTTCTGCGGTTCGATTGCATGGTGGTGTTGCCTCGTCACGGCCGTTACGCTGGCCCGTCATGCCCTCGGCAGCAAACTGCGCAGGTGGATCGATCGCGGCGTGGGGATGGCGCTGGCGGTATTCGGCGTGGTCGAGATTCGCCGCGCGCTCTGAGGGTTCACGCACCCGGCACGCTCACGTTCCAGTTTTGCGACAATAGCGCCTTTGCCGCGCCAGTTCGCGCCGCCGCGTCCACGTTTGCCGTGGGGCGCGCCG
It encodes:
- a CDS encoding lytic transglycosylase domain-containing protein — translated: MLRHAYAALAVSLLCGAVHAQEDCFNQAAAYHGVNPSVLRAVAWFESKGDASAINRNANGSIDVGQLQINSIHFGDLAREGVPHRALTDPCVNVYVAAWLLKQKMVKYGNTWRAIGAYHSESPKLRDAYARSIQKILVMWGELQVASNSQ
- a CDS encoding LysE family translocator produces the protein MSSTALFFTAAGVGLAVAAPVGPMGMLCIRRTLTEGPQAGLAIGIGIASGDAVYGLVAALGLVGLSHFMLAYDRPLHFAAGLFLLYLGMRALLQKTPANAANDGSSARNSYAGTARAYASALLLTLTNPQTVIMFAALFTTLAPRGPFSTTVALTTVSGVFCGSIAWWCCLVTAVTLARHALGSKLRRWIDRGVGMALAVFGVVEIRRAL